The Gouania willdenowi chromosome 7, fGouWil2.1, whole genome shotgun sequence genome includes a window with the following:
- the erbb3b gene encoding receptor tyrosine-protein kinase erbB-3b isoform X1 gives MMDLRQVVLLLLTWICKLQTTISQTHEEVCAGTHNGLSSTGSQENQYNLIKDRYDGCEIVMGNLEITQIESNWDFSYLKTIREVTGYVLIGMNHFQEIPLGRLRVIRGNSLYERRFALSVLFNYPKDGSNGLRELGLTNLTEILKGGVQIINNKYLSYGPWIYWQDILQDNSAPIDIQYNGEQGSCHKSCGEYCWGPKEKQCQILTKTVCAPQCNGRCFGTSPRGCCHIECAAGCRGPLDMDCFACRHFNDSGACVPQCPKTLIYNKQTFQMETNPNAKYQYGSICVSQCPTHFVVDGSSCVSACPPGKMEVEREGQRQCEPCSGLCPKVCEGTGAEHRQTVDSSNIDSFINCTKIQGSLHFLVTGILGDPFKNIPPLDAQKLEVFRTVREITDHLNIQSWPEELIDLSVFSSLTTIQGRSLNKRFSLMVMRIPTLTSLGLRSLGEISDGSVYISQNANLCYYHTVNWAQLFRGRRVRVNNLNNNRPLAECVAEGHVCDPLCSDSGCWGPGPSQCLSCRNYSRGGTCVGSCSFYTGTPREFSGPGAECIACHPQCKVQSREATCTGPGADECVACASLQDGPYCMSLCPTGVNDGQKGLIFKYPNKEGHCEPCHQNCSQGCSGPGLKDCLGAARLTVSSGQITGIALGVPAALIFCLAMFFLGVLYHRGLAIRHKRAMRRYLESGESFEPLGPGEKSTKAHPRILRPSELKRIKSLGSGVFGTVHKGFWTPEGETVKIPVAIKTIQDSSGRQIFTEITDHMLSIGGLDHPYIVRLLGICPGPSLQLVTQLSSQGSLLEHIKQHKNSLDPQRLLNWCVQIAKGMYYLEEHCMVHRNLAARNVLLKNDYQVQISDYGVADLLYPDDKKYVYTETKTPIKWMALESILFRRYSHQSDVWSYGVTVWEMMSFGAEPYASVAPQEVPSLLEKGERLSQPQICTIDVYMVMVKCWMIDENIRPTFKELASDFTRMARDPPRYLVIPLEGGEATPGEIHRRESERGLLDEDLDDQVEDGLDDGLTTPPLQHSPSWSLSRSRINSYRSGASQTGQLGYLPMIPSPADSIRQLWFHRSRLSSVRTLPERSEFRVRGREGELHENGSRSSSLHRARCGSERNNQRVPLNRQRKLSTASSPSTYKVWTAEEEEEVDHYGYVLPGSPDTSESASRISRSSSRLKKGLFLMVKNSPQEYETMSSECGAPPLSSSSASLQGDDPLMAICYEMCPLPSPGFVVPDGANVDTLTQIPCVENKAALKACDVSTGDESQVTLDFTGERKAVDDKVIVVVQETCRYEYMDIRRSDSTEVPETAGETQGELTPENEAAAAEREKNNQRIRKVNNEPQEKNENQKHHTSNKQAIPQQDLCNTAVPRPDVLTAGGEKLEVHEEMTGFEVVPNGWDHAAYQDHPVKEKAVSEEMGVVQCIGIEEYIKVGSAMGEPSSTTSFDNPDYWHSRLFLTPDAVHT, from the exons ATGATGGACCTGAGGCAAGTCGTACTGCTGTTACTGACTTGGATCTGCAAACTACAAACAACCATCTCCCAAACGCATGAAG AGGTGTGTGCTGGTACACACAATGGTCTGAGCTCCACTGGCTCTCAGGAGAACCAGTACAACCTGATCAAAGACCGCTATGATGGCTGTGAGATCGTCATGGGAAACCTAGAGATCACTCAAATTGAGAGTAACTGGGACTTTTCCTATCTCAAg ACAATCCGTGAGGTGACTGGATACGTCCTCATCGGCATGAACCACTTTCAGGAGATTCCTTTAGGTCGACTGCGGGTCATCAGAGGCAACAGTCTGTATGAGAGACGTTTTGCCCTCTCAGTTCTCTTTAACTACCCCAAGGATGGCTCTAATGGGCTGCGGGAGCTGGGACTCACCAATCTGACAG AAATTCTAAAGGGAGGAGTTCAGATCATCAACAACAAATATTTGAGCTACGGGCCCTGGATCTACTGGCAAGACATCCTCCAGGATAATAGTGCTCCTATTGACATCCAGTATAACGGAGAACAAG GCTCTTGTCACAAATCATGTGGGGAGTATTGCTGGGGGCCAAAAGAGAAGCAGTGTCAGATCT TGACAAAGACGGTGTGCGCTCCACAGTGTAATGGTCGCTGTTTTGGAACCAGTCCCAGAGGCTGCTGTCACATAGAGTGTGCAGCCGGCTGCAGAGGCCCCCTGGATATGGACTGTTTT GCATGTCGTCATTTCAACGACTCCGGAGCGTGTGTGCCTCAGTGTCCAAAAACTCTCATCTATAACAAGCAGACGTTTCAGATGGAGACCAACCCCAATGCCAAATACCAGTATGGCTCCATCTGTGTCTCTCAGTGTCCCA ctcattttgtaGTGGATGGCAGCTCCTGTGTGAGTGCTTGTCCTCCAGGGAAGATGGAGGTGGAGAGGGAAGGCCAGAGGCAGTGTGAGCCCTGCAGTGGACTCTGCCCTAAAG TGTGTGAAGGCACTGGTGCTGAACACAGGCAGACCGTGGACTCCAGCAATATTGACAGTTTCATCAACTGCACAAAGATCCAGGGTAGCCTTCACTTCTTGGTCACAGGGATTCTTGG AGatccatttaaaaatattcctcCTCTGGACGCCCAAAAGTTGGAGGTGTTCCGCACCGTCAGGGAAATAACCG ATCATCTTAACATCCAGTCCTGGCCTGAAGAGCTGATCGATCTGTCTGTGTTTTCAAGTCTTACCACTATTCAAGGGAGATCCCTTAACAA GCGTTTTTCTCTGATGGTGATGCGCATCCCCACCCTGACCTCGCTCGGTCTGCGCTCTCTCGGGGAAATCAGTGACGGCAGCGTGTATATCAGTCAGAATGCCAACCTCTGTTACTACCACACTGTGAACTGGGCGCAGCTGTTCAGAGGTCGCAGAGTTCGCGTCAACAACCTCAACAACAACAGGCCATTGGCAGAGTGTG TTGCAGAAGGTCATGTGTGTGACCCGTTGTGCTCAGACTCAGGCTGCTGGGGCCCGGGGCCCAGCCAGTGTCTCTCCTGTAGGAACTACAGTCGGGGCGGTACCTGTGTGGGCAGCTGCAGCTTTTACACAGG CACTCCAAGAGAGTTCTCCGGTCCCGGTGCTGAGTGCATCGCCTGTCATCCACAGTGTAAAGTTCAGAGTCGAGAAGCCACCTGTACCGGACCG GGCGCAGATGAATGTGTAGCTTGTGCCAGCCTTCAAGATGGCCCTTACTGCATGTCTTTGTGTCCCACTGGAGTCAATGATGGACAGAAGGGTCTGATCTTTAAATATCCCAACAAGGAGGGCCACTGTGAACCGTGTCATCAGAACTGCTCCCAGGG gTGCTCTGGCCCAGGATTGAAGGATTGTTTAGGGGCTGCTAGGCTTACAGTTAGCAG TGGTCAGATCACAGGTATTGCTCTGGGTGTCCCTGCTGCCTTGATCTTTTGCCTGGCGATGTTTTTCCTTGGCGTGCTGTATCACAGAGGCCTCGCCATACGTCATAAAAGAGCCATGAGAAGGTACCTGGAGAGCGGAGAG AGCTTTGAGCCTCTGGGTCCAGGAGAGAAAAGCACAAAAGCTCACCCCCGGATTCTTAGACCATCAGAGCTAAAAAGAATCAAAAGCCTTGGCTCAGGAGTTTTTGGCACAGTGCATAAG gGATTTTGGACACCAGAGGGAGAGACAGTGAAGATTCCTGTGGCTATTAAAACCATCCAGGATAGCTCAGGGCGGCAGATCTTCACCGAGATCACAGAT CACATGCTGTCCATTGGCGGCCTGGACCACCCCTACATTGTTAGGCTACTGGGTATCTGTCCAGGCCCCAGTTTACAACTAGTGACCCAGCTGAGCTCGCAGGGATCCTTACTGGAGCACATAAAGCAGCATAAAAACAGCCTGGATCCCCAGCGCCTGCTCAACTGGTGTGTTCAGATTGCTAAA GGAATGTATTATCTGGAGGAACACTGCATGGTCCACCGGAATCTCGCTGCAAGAAACGTCTTGCTGAAAAATGACTACCAGGTTCAGATCTCGGACTATGGTGTAGCAGACCTCCTTTACCCCGATGATAAGAAGTATGTCTACACTGAAACAAAG ACACCCATAAAGTGGATGGCACTGGAAAGCATTTTGTTTCGAAGATATAGTCATCAAAGTGACGTCTGGAGTTACG GAGTGACCGTGTGGGAGATGATGTCATTTGGGGCGGAGCCGTATGCATCAGTAGCGCCTCAGGAAGTACCAAGTCTGCTGGAGAAGGGCGAGCGCTTGTCGCAGCCGCAGATCTGCACTATAGACGTCTACATGGTCATGGTTAAAT GTTGGATGATTGATGAGAATATCAGGCCAACCTTTAAAGAGCTAGCTAGTGATTTCACTCGCATGGCAAGGGATCCACCAAGATATCTAGTAATCCCG CTGGAAGGAGGGGAAGCTACTCCAGGAGAAATCCATCGGCGAGAATCCGAACGAGGACTTCTGGATGAAGATTTGGATGACCAGGTTGAGGATGGATTGGATGATGGTTTGACCACACCTCCACTTCAACACTCTCCATCTTGGAGCCTATCTCGATCACGGATCAACTCGTACAGA AGTGGCGCATCGCAGACTGGACAATTAGGATACCTGCCGATGATACCAAGCCCTGCAGACAGCATCCGTCAG CTATGGTTTCACAGGTCTCGTCTGAGTTCCGTGCGGACTCTGCCAGAGAGGTCAGAGTTCAGAGTGAGAGGGCGGGAGGGTGAACTTCATGAGAATGGTTCACGAAGCAGCAGCCTTCACAGAGCCCGCTGTGGCTCAGAGAGAAATAACCAACGTGTGCCACTCAACCGACAAAGAAAGCTTTCCACTGCATCCAGCCCTTCGACTTATAAAGTGTGGAcggcagaggaggaggaggaggttgaCCATTATGGCTACGTCCTGCCTGGGTCACCTGATACATCGGAAAGTG CTTCCAGAATCTCTCGTTCCAGCTCTAGACTTAAGAAAGGTTTGTTCCTGATGGTGAAAAATTCCCCACAGGAATATGAGACCATGAGCTCAGAGTGTGGAGCCCCTCCTCTCTCAAGCAGCAGTGCTTCGTTGCAGGGAGATGACCCTTTGATGGCCATTTGCTATGAAATGTGCCCTTTACCCTCTCCAGGCTTTGTAGTGCCAGACGGAGCCAATGTAGACACTTTGACACAAATACCATGTGTGGAAAATAAAGCAGCACTCAAGGCTTGTGATGTATCCACAGGAGATGAATCTCAGGTCACGTTGGACTTTACGGGTGAGAGAAAAGCTGTGGACGACAAAGTAATCGTTGTTGTCCAGGAAACCTGCAGGTATGAATACATGGATATTAGGCGCTCTGACTCCACGGAGGTTCCTGAAACAGCAGGAGAGACACAAGGTGAACTAACACCTGAAAacgaagcagcagcagcagagagagagaaaaacaaccaaagaaTTAGAAAGGTAAATAATGAGCCCCAGGAAAAGAACGAAAATCAGAAGCACCACACCTCAAATAAGCAAGCCATTCCTCAACAGGATCTGTGCAACACAGCAGTGCCCAGGCCAGATGTGCTGACAGCTGGAGGCGAAAAGCTGGAGGTGCACGAGGAAATGACTGGATTTGAGGTGGTGCCCAATGGGTGGGATCATGCAGCGTATCAGGACCACCCAGTGAAAGAGAAAGCTGTTTCTGAGGAAATGGGTGTAGTGCAGTGCATAGGCATCGAGGAATACATCAAGGTGGGCTCTGCCATGGGAGAACCCAGCAGCACCACATCGTTTGACAACCCAGACTACTGGCACAGCAGGCTATTCCTCACACCAGATGCTGTGCACACCTGA
- the erbb3b gene encoding receptor tyrosine-protein kinase erbB-3b isoform X2: MMDLRQVVLLLLTWICKLQTTISQTHEEVCAGTHNGLSSTGSQENQYNLIKDRYDGCEIVMGNLEITQIESNWDFSYLKTIREVTGYVLIGMNHFQEIPLGRLRVIRGNSLYERRFALSVLFNYPKDGSNGLRELGLTNLTEILKGGVQIINNKYLSYGPWIYWQDILQDNSAPIDIQYNGEQGSCHKSCGEYCWGPKEKQCQILTKTVCAPQCNGRCFGTSPRGCCHIECAAGCRGPLDMDCFACRHFNDSGACVPQCPKTLIYNKQTFQMETNPNAKYQYGSICVSQCPTHFVVDGSSCVSACPPGKMEVEREGQRQCEPCSGLCPKVCEGTGAEHRQTVDSSNIDSFINCTKIQGSLHFLVTGILGDPFKNIPPLDAQKLEVFRTVREITDHLNIQSWPEELIDLSVFSSLTTIQGRSLNKRFSLMVMRIPTLTSLGLRSLGEISDGSVYISQNANLCYYHTVNWAQLFRGRRVRVNNLNNNRPLAECVAEGHVCDPLCSDSGCWGPGPSQCLSCRNYSRGGTCVGSCSFYTGTPREFSGPGAECIACHPQCKVQSREATCTGPGADECVACASLQDGPYCMSLCPTGVNDGQKGLIFKYPNKEGHCEPCHQNCSQGCSGPGLKDCLGAARLTVSSGQITGIALGVPAALIFCLAMFFLGVLYHRGLAIRHKRAMRRYLESGESFEPLGPGEKSTKAHPRILRPSELKRIKSLGSGVFGTVHKGFWTPEGETVKIPVAIKTIQDSSGRQIFTEITDHMLSIGGLDHPYIVRLLGICPGPSLQLVTQLSSQGSLLEHIKQHKNSLDPQRLLNWCVQIAKGMYYLEEHCMVHRNLAARNVLLKNDYQVQISDYGVADLLYPDDKKYVYTETKTPIKWMALESILFRRYSHQSDVWSYGVTVWEMMSFGAEPYASVAPQEVPSLLEKGERLSQPQICTIDVYMVMVKCWMIDENIRPTFKELASDFTRMARDPPRYLVIPLEGGEATPGEIHRRESERGLLDEDLDDQVEDGLDDGLTTPPLQHSPSWSLSRSRINSYRSGASQTGQLGYLPMIPSPADSIRQLWFHRSRLSSVRTLPERSEFRVRGREGELHENGSRSSSLHRARCGSERNNQRVPLNRQRKLSTASSPSTYKVWTAEEEEEVDHYGYVLPGSPDTSESASRISRSSSRLKKGLFLMVKNSPQEYETMSSECGAPPLSSSSASLQGDDPLMAICYEMCPLPSPGFVVPDGANVDTLTQIPCVENKAALKACDVSTGDESQVTLDFTGERKAVDDKVIVVVQETCRYEYMDIRRSDSTEVPETAGETQGELTPENEAAAAEREKNNQRIRKDLCNTAVPRPDVLTAGGEKLEVHEEMTGFEVVPNGWDHAAYQDHPVKEKAVSEEMGVVQCIGIEEYIKVGSAMGEPSSTTSFDNPDYWHSRLFLTPDAVHT; encoded by the exons ATGATGGACCTGAGGCAAGTCGTACTGCTGTTACTGACTTGGATCTGCAAACTACAAACAACCATCTCCCAAACGCATGAAG AGGTGTGTGCTGGTACACACAATGGTCTGAGCTCCACTGGCTCTCAGGAGAACCAGTACAACCTGATCAAAGACCGCTATGATGGCTGTGAGATCGTCATGGGAAACCTAGAGATCACTCAAATTGAGAGTAACTGGGACTTTTCCTATCTCAAg ACAATCCGTGAGGTGACTGGATACGTCCTCATCGGCATGAACCACTTTCAGGAGATTCCTTTAGGTCGACTGCGGGTCATCAGAGGCAACAGTCTGTATGAGAGACGTTTTGCCCTCTCAGTTCTCTTTAACTACCCCAAGGATGGCTCTAATGGGCTGCGGGAGCTGGGACTCACCAATCTGACAG AAATTCTAAAGGGAGGAGTTCAGATCATCAACAACAAATATTTGAGCTACGGGCCCTGGATCTACTGGCAAGACATCCTCCAGGATAATAGTGCTCCTATTGACATCCAGTATAACGGAGAACAAG GCTCTTGTCACAAATCATGTGGGGAGTATTGCTGGGGGCCAAAAGAGAAGCAGTGTCAGATCT TGACAAAGACGGTGTGCGCTCCACAGTGTAATGGTCGCTGTTTTGGAACCAGTCCCAGAGGCTGCTGTCACATAGAGTGTGCAGCCGGCTGCAGAGGCCCCCTGGATATGGACTGTTTT GCATGTCGTCATTTCAACGACTCCGGAGCGTGTGTGCCTCAGTGTCCAAAAACTCTCATCTATAACAAGCAGACGTTTCAGATGGAGACCAACCCCAATGCCAAATACCAGTATGGCTCCATCTGTGTCTCTCAGTGTCCCA ctcattttgtaGTGGATGGCAGCTCCTGTGTGAGTGCTTGTCCTCCAGGGAAGATGGAGGTGGAGAGGGAAGGCCAGAGGCAGTGTGAGCCCTGCAGTGGACTCTGCCCTAAAG TGTGTGAAGGCACTGGTGCTGAACACAGGCAGACCGTGGACTCCAGCAATATTGACAGTTTCATCAACTGCACAAAGATCCAGGGTAGCCTTCACTTCTTGGTCACAGGGATTCTTGG AGatccatttaaaaatattcctcCTCTGGACGCCCAAAAGTTGGAGGTGTTCCGCACCGTCAGGGAAATAACCG ATCATCTTAACATCCAGTCCTGGCCTGAAGAGCTGATCGATCTGTCTGTGTTTTCAAGTCTTACCACTATTCAAGGGAGATCCCTTAACAA GCGTTTTTCTCTGATGGTGATGCGCATCCCCACCCTGACCTCGCTCGGTCTGCGCTCTCTCGGGGAAATCAGTGACGGCAGCGTGTATATCAGTCAGAATGCCAACCTCTGTTACTACCACACTGTGAACTGGGCGCAGCTGTTCAGAGGTCGCAGAGTTCGCGTCAACAACCTCAACAACAACAGGCCATTGGCAGAGTGTG TTGCAGAAGGTCATGTGTGTGACCCGTTGTGCTCAGACTCAGGCTGCTGGGGCCCGGGGCCCAGCCAGTGTCTCTCCTGTAGGAACTACAGTCGGGGCGGTACCTGTGTGGGCAGCTGCAGCTTTTACACAGG CACTCCAAGAGAGTTCTCCGGTCCCGGTGCTGAGTGCATCGCCTGTCATCCACAGTGTAAAGTTCAGAGTCGAGAAGCCACCTGTACCGGACCG GGCGCAGATGAATGTGTAGCTTGTGCCAGCCTTCAAGATGGCCCTTACTGCATGTCTTTGTGTCCCACTGGAGTCAATGATGGACAGAAGGGTCTGATCTTTAAATATCCCAACAAGGAGGGCCACTGTGAACCGTGTCATCAGAACTGCTCCCAGGG gTGCTCTGGCCCAGGATTGAAGGATTGTTTAGGGGCTGCTAGGCTTACAGTTAGCAG TGGTCAGATCACAGGTATTGCTCTGGGTGTCCCTGCTGCCTTGATCTTTTGCCTGGCGATGTTTTTCCTTGGCGTGCTGTATCACAGAGGCCTCGCCATACGTCATAAAAGAGCCATGAGAAGGTACCTGGAGAGCGGAGAG AGCTTTGAGCCTCTGGGTCCAGGAGAGAAAAGCACAAAAGCTCACCCCCGGATTCTTAGACCATCAGAGCTAAAAAGAATCAAAAGCCTTGGCTCAGGAGTTTTTGGCACAGTGCATAAG gGATTTTGGACACCAGAGGGAGAGACAGTGAAGATTCCTGTGGCTATTAAAACCATCCAGGATAGCTCAGGGCGGCAGATCTTCACCGAGATCACAGAT CACATGCTGTCCATTGGCGGCCTGGACCACCCCTACATTGTTAGGCTACTGGGTATCTGTCCAGGCCCCAGTTTACAACTAGTGACCCAGCTGAGCTCGCAGGGATCCTTACTGGAGCACATAAAGCAGCATAAAAACAGCCTGGATCCCCAGCGCCTGCTCAACTGGTGTGTTCAGATTGCTAAA GGAATGTATTATCTGGAGGAACACTGCATGGTCCACCGGAATCTCGCTGCAAGAAACGTCTTGCTGAAAAATGACTACCAGGTTCAGATCTCGGACTATGGTGTAGCAGACCTCCTTTACCCCGATGATAAGAAGTATGTCTACACTGAAACAAAG ACACCCATAAAGTGGATGGCACTGGAAAGCATTTTGTTTCGAAGATATAGTCATCAAAGTGACGTCTGGAGTTACG GAGTGACCGTGTGGGAGATGATGTCATTTGGGGCGGAGCCGTATGCATCAGTAGCGCCTCAGGAAGTACCAAGTCTGCTGGAGAAGGGCGAGCGCTTGTCGCAGCCGCAGATCTGCACTATAGACGTCTACATGGTCATGGTTAAAT GTTGGATGATTGATGAGAATATCAGGCCAACCTTTAAAGAGCTAGCTAGTGATTTCACTCGCATGGCAAGGGATCCACCAAGATATCTAGTAATCCCG CTGGAAGGAGGGGAAGCTACTCCAGGAGAAATCCATCGGCGAGAATCCGAACGAGGACTTCTGGATGAAGATTTGGATGACCAGGTTGAGGATGGATTGGATGATGGTTTGACCACACCTCCACTTCAACACTCTCCATCTTGGAGCCTATCTCGATCACGGATCAACTCGTACAGA AGTGGCGCATCGCAGACTGGACAATTAGGATACCTGCCGATGATACCAAGCCCTGCAGACAGCATCCGTCAG CTATGGTTTCACAGGTCTCGTCTGAGTTCCGTGCGGACTCTGCCAGAGAGGTCAGAGTTCAGAGTGAGAGGGCGGGAGGGTGAACTTCATGAGAATGGTTCACGAAGCAGCAGCCTTCACAGAGCCCGCTGTGGCTCAGAGAGAAATAACCAACGTGTGCCACTCAACCGACAAAGAAAGCTTTCCACTGCATCCAGCCCTTCGACTTATAAAGTGTGGAcggcagaggaggaggaggaggttgaCCATTATGGCTACGTCCTGCCTGGGTCACCTGATACATCGGAAAGTG CTTCCAGAATCTCTCGTTCCAGCTCTAGACTTAAGAAAGGTTTGTTCCTGATGGTGAAAAATTCCCCACAGGAATATGAGACCATGAGCTCAGAGTGTGGAGCCCCTCCTCTCTCAAGCAGCAGTGCTTCGTTGCAGGGAGATGACCCTTTGATGGCCATTTGCTATGAAATGTGCCCTTTACCCTCTCCAGGCTTTGTAGTGCCAGACGGAGCCAATGTAGACACTTTGACACAAATACCATGTGTGGAAAATAAAGCAGCACTCAAGGCTTGTGATGTATCCACAGGAGATGAATCTCAGGTCACGTTGGACTTTACGGGTGAGAGAAAAGCTGTGGACGACAAAGTAATCGTTGTTGTCCAGGAAACCTGCAGGTATGAATACATGGATATTAGGCGCTCTGACTCCACGGAGGTTCCTGAAACAGCAGGAGAGACACAAGGTGAACTAACACCTGAAAacgaagcagcagcagcagagagagagaaaaacaaccaaagaaTTAGAAAG GATCTGTGCAACACAGCAGTGCCCAGGCCAGATGTGCTGACAGCTGGAGGCGAAAAGCTGGAGGTGCACGAGGAAATGACTGGATTTGAGGTGGTGCCCAATGGGTGGGATCATGCAGCGTATCAGGACCACCCAGTGAAAGAGAAAGCTGTTTCTGAGGAAATGGGTGTAGTGCAGTGCATAGGCATCGAGGAATACATCAAGGTGGGCTCTGCCATGGGAGAACCCAGCAGCACCACATCGTTTGACAACCCAGACTACTGGCACAGCAGGCTATTCCTCACACCAGATGCTGTGCACACCTGA